One genomic segment of Alicycliphilus denitrificans K601 includes these proteins:
- a CDS encoding YoaK family protein: protein MRLLRHLTGRYRTPVANRTLGLLLAFNAGGINAGGFLVVGMYTSHMTGIVSTVGDNLVLGNMALVLGALGTLWAFMSGAGSTAIMVNWARHQHLRSTFALPLLLEAVLMLLFGLMGAITLTWRTPFAVPLTVLLLAYLMGLQNAVITKMSSAEIRTTHMTGICTDIGIELGKALYWNRGGRPAHEQVHVNHKRLRLFASLLSMFMAGGVVGAAGFKYVGFIWVVPLATVLLVLSLPPLAADFDRLGLAWRRRSSRGQ from the coding sequence ATGCGCCTGCTGCGCCACCTGACGGGGCGGTACCGCACCCCGGTCGCCAACCGCACGCTGGGCCTGCTGCTGGCCTTCAACGCGGGCGGCATCAATGCCGGGGGATTCCTGGTGGTGGGCATGTACACCTCGCACATGACGGGCATCGTCTCCACCGTGGGCGACAACCTGGTGCTGGGCAACATGGCGCTGGTGCTGGGCGCGCTGGGCACGCTGTGGGCCTTCATGTCGGGGGCGGGCAGCACCGCCATCATGGTCAACTGGGCGCGCCACCAGCACCTGCGCAGCACCTTCGCGCTGCCGCTGCTGCTGGAGGCCGTGCTCATGCTGCTGTTCGGCCTGATGGGCGCCATCACGCTCACATGGCGCACGCCTTTCGCGGTGCCGCTCACGGTGCTGCTGCTGGCCTACCTCATGGGGCTGCAGAACGCCGTCATCACCAAGATGTCGTCGGCCGAGATCCGCACCACGCACATGACCGGCATTTGCACCGACATCGGCATCGAGCTGGGCAAGGCCCTGTACTGGAACCGCGGCGGCAGGCCGGCGCACGAGCAGGTGCACGTCAACCACAAGCGGCTGCGCCTGTTCGCCAGCCTGCTGTCCATGTTCATGGCTGGCGGCGTGGTGGGGGCGGCCGGCTTCAAGTACGTGGGCTTCATCTGGGTGGTGCCGCTGGCCACCGTGCTGCTGGTGCTGTCGCTGCCGCCGCTGGCGGCCGACTTCGACCGCCTGGGGCTGGCGTGGCGCAGGCGCTCTTCCCGCGGCCAGTGA
- the glcF gene encoding glycolate oxidase subunit GlcF, with product MQTQLAPEYQGTPEGQEAEAILRKCVHCGFCTATCPTYQLLGDELDGPRGRIYLIKQVLEGQEPTRKTQLHLDRCLTCRNCESTCPSGVQYGHLVDIGRRIVEEKVPRPRGEAAVRWALKEGLPSPLFAPAMKLGQAVRGLLPGRLRAKVPPRQQAGRWPAASHARKVLLLQGCVQPAMAPNINAATARVLDAAGIQTLVAPEAGCCGAVKFHLNDQDGGRAQMRANIDAWWPYIERGAVECIVMNASGCGVTVKEYGHILRLDPQYAEKAARVSALTRDLSELLPDLVPLLKDRVRPAGRAFAYHPPCTLQHGQKLRGGVERHMAALGFTLRVARTESHLCCGAAGTYSVLNPELSYQLRDRKLGVLGAAFADEPPAAILSANMGCITHLQSGTEIPVRHWVELLDEALLA from the coding sequence ATGCAGACCCAACTCGCTCCCGAATACCAGGGCACGCCCGAAGGCCAGGAGGCCGAGGCCATCCTGCGCAAATGCGTGCACTGCGGCTTTTGCACCGCCACCTGCCCCACCTACCAGCTGCTGGGCGACGAGCTCGACGGCCCGCGCGGGCGCATCTACCTCATCAAGCAGGTGCTGGAAGGCCAGGAGCCCACGCGCAAGACCCAGCTGCACCTGGACCGCTGCCTGACCTGCCGCAACTGCGAGAGCACCTGCCCCAGCGGCGTGCAGTACGGCCACCTGGTGGACATAGGCCGGCGCATCGTCGAGGAAAAGGTGCCCCGCCCGCGCGGCGAGGCCGCGGTGCGCTGGGCGCTCAAGGAGGGGCTGCCCTCGCCGCTGTTCGCGCCCGCCATGAAGCTCGGCCAGGCCGTGCGCGGCCTGCTGCCCGGGCGCTTGCGCGCCAAGGTGCCGCCGCGCCAGCAGGCCGGCCGCTGGCCCGCCGCCAGCCACGCGCGCAAGGTGCTGCTGCTGCAGGGCTGCGTGCAGCCCGCCATGGCGCCCAACATCAACGCCGCCACGGCGCGCGTGCTCGACGCCGCGGGCATCCAGACCCTGGTGGCGCCCGAGGCCGGCTGCTGCGGCGCCGTGAAGTTCCACCTGAACGACCAGGACGGCGGCCGCGCGCAGATGCGCGCGAACATCGACGCCTGGTGGCCCTACATCGAGCGCGGCGCGGTGGAATGCATCGTCATGAACGCTTCGGGCTGCGGCGTCACCGTGAAGGAATACGGCCACATCCTGCGCCTGGACCCGCAGTACGCCGAGAAGGCGGCGCGCGTGAGCGCTTTGACGCGCGACCTGTCCGAGCTGCTGCCCGACCTGGTGCCGCTGCTCAAGGACCGCGTGCGGCCCGCCGGCCGGGCCTTCGCCTACCACCCGCCGTGCACCCTGCAGCACGGCCAGAAGCTGCGCGGCGGCGTGGAGCGGCACATGGCGGCGCTGGGCTTCACGCTGCGCGTGGCCCGTACCGAGTCGCACCTGTGCTGCGGCGCGGCCGGCACCTATTCCGTGCTCAACCCGGAGCTCTCCTACCAGCTGCGCGACCGCAAGCTGGGCGTGCTGGGCGCGGCCTTCGCGGACGAACCGCCCGCGGCCATCCTGTCGGCCAACATGGGCTGCATCACGCACCTGCAAAGCGGAACGGAGATTCCCGTCAGGCACTGGGTGGAGCTGCTCGACGAGGCATTGCTGGCATGA
- a CDS encoding ProQ/FINO family protein produces MNDSVNALQPSAEAAQPVQPAAPVAAVEAAGNDAAPRERRRGGRRRSGARREQNPPAGAAGQEGQAAGTAPAPRRTHPLLEQLAGWYPHLFGMQCLPLKRGIFHDLMAAHGEAIDKDALKLALSIHTRSTRYLNAVAQGLRRHDLQGQPVEDMAPEHVHHALLEVFRRRKPRDGEDLALKLRRRIAQAFEASGLTREAYDALVRGRDEKANALLDEAFAEVAEQGAKAEALLRAFEASGATPEQFADMYGMDRRVVTQSLARARRLRAPAAQAAAPGEAP; encoded by the coding sequence ATGAACGATTCCGTGAACGCACTCCAGCCCTCCGCCGAAGCCGCGCAACCCGTCCAGCCCGCCGCGCCCGTCGCTGCCGTGGAGGCCGCGGGCAATGACGCCGCGCCGCGCGAGCGCCGCCGTGGCGGGCGCCGTCGCTCCGGTGCCCGCCGCGAGCAGAACCCGCCGGCCGGTGCGGCGGGCCAGGAGGGACAGGCCGCCGGCACGGCGCCCGCGCCGCGCCGCACGCACCCGCTGCTGGAGCAACTGGCCGGCTGGTACCCGCACCTGTTCGGCATGCAGTGCCTGCCGCTCAAGCGCGGCATCTTCCACGACCTGATGGCCGCGCATGGCGAAGCCATCGACAAGGACGCGCTCAAGCTCGCGCTGTCCATCCACACGCGCTCCACGCGCTATCTGAACGCCGTGGCCCAGGGACTCAGGCGCCACGACCTGCAGGGCCAGCCCGTGGAGGACATGGCGCCCGAGCATGTGCACCACGCGCTGCTGGAGGTGTTCCGCCGCCGCAAGCCGCGCGATGGCGAGGACCTCGCCCTCAAGCTGCGCCGCCGCATTGCCCAGGCCTTCGAGGCCTCGGGCCTCACGCGCGAGGCCTACGACGCGCTGGTGCGCGGCCGCGACGAAAAGGCCAACGCCCTGCTCGACGAGGCCTTTGCCGAGGTCGCCGAGCAGGGCGCCAAGGCCGAGGCCCTGCTGCGCGCCTTCGAGGCCAGCGGCGCCACGCCCGAGCAGTTCGCCGACATGTACGGCATGGACCGGCGCGTGGTCACGCAGTCCCTGGCGCGGGCGCGCAGGCTGCGGGCGCCCGCGGCGCAGGCCGCCGCGCCGGGCGAGGCGCCGTAG
- a CDS encoding DMT family transporter codes for MHSPLPALALLFNAFVWGLSWWPFRQMQGAGLHPLWATALMYCAILVAMLALRPGVLAQLRAHPGLWLLALSSGLNNVAFNWAITIGDVVRVILLFYLMPAWAVLLAWRILGERPTAQALARLLMAFCGVLLVLWPAEGGVRRLFAALTVADMLALLGGFMFALTNVTVRRLHAVPGQARMFAMFGGCLLLALLVANLGRSVGLVTAFPPPDATWITVAALLSLLLMAGNWALQFGAARLAAGTTAVIMLSEVVFASGSSVLLGASRLTAGTLAGGALILLAATWSAWRPRARG; via the coding sequence ATGCATTCACCGCTTCCCGCGCTGGCCCTGCTGTTCAACGCTTTCGTCTGGGGCCTGTCCTGGTGGCCGTTCCGGCAGATGCAGGGCGCGGGCCTGCACCCGCTGTGGGCCACGGCGCTGATGTACTGCGCCATCCTCGTGGCGATGCTGGCGCTGCGCCCCGGCGTGCTGGCCCAGCTGCGCGCGCACCCGGGCCTATGGCTGCTGGCGCTGAGTTCGGGGCTCAACAACGTGGCCTTCAACTGGGCCATCACCATCGGCGACGTGGTGCGCGTGATCCTGCTGTTCTACTTGATGCCGGCCTGGGCGGTGCTGCTGGCCTGGCGCATCCTGGGCGAGCGGCCCACGGCGCAGGCGCTGGCGCGGCTGCTGATGGCCTTCTGCGGCGTACTGCTGGTGCTGTGGCCCGCCGAGGGCGGCGTGCGGCGCCTGTTCGCCGCGCTGACGGTGGCCGACATGCTGGCGCTGCTGGGCGGCTTCATGTTCGCGCTCACCAACGTCACGGTACGCCGCCTGCACGCCGTGCCGGGGCAGGCGCGCATGTTCGCCATGTTCGGCGGCTGCCTGCTGCTGGCGCTGCTGGTGGCCAACCTGGGTCGGTCCGTGGGCCTGGTGACCGCGTTTCCGCCGCCCGACGCCACCTGGATCACGGTGGCCGCGCTGCTGTCGCTGCTGCTGATGGCGGGCAACTGGGCCCTGCAGTTCGGCGCGGCGCGCCTGGCGGCAGGCACGACGGCGGTGATCATGCTGTCGGAGGTAGTGTTCGCCAGCGGCTCGTCGGTGCTGCTGGGCGCGTCCCGGCTCACGGCCGGCACGCTGGCCGGCGGCGCGCTGATCCTGCTGGCCGCCACCTGGTCGGCCTGGCGGCCGCGCGCTCGCGGATGA
- the lplT gene encoding lysophospholipid transporter LplT, with protein MKRGFYTIMSAQFFSSLADNALFVTAVELLRSSGAPEWQRAALVPMFALFYVVLAPWVGAFSDSMPKGRVMFISNAIKVVGCLMMLFGSHPLLAYAVVGLGAAAYSPAKYGILTELLPASQLVKANGWIEGLTIASIILGVLLGGQLVAPHISGVLLDFDLPGVDLGIDLPAEAAILALVPVYMLAAWFNLRIPLTGVEMRPMPRNPVALLPDFWTCNRRLWRDRLGQISLSTTTLFWGVSGNLRYIVLAWSAAALGYGTTQASALVGVVAIGTAAGAVLASMRMRLEQATRVIPLGIAMGLLVILMNAIHSIWLAVPFLIVLGGLGGFLVVPMNALLQHRGHNLMGAGRSIAVQNFNEQAAILGMGVLYSLFTKLGLSAHGAIAAFGLLVALVMLAILRWHVHNVRRYPKEMVHLRRMARRDRH; from the coding sequence ATGAAGCGCGGTTTCTACACCATCATGTCGGCGCAGTTTTTCAGCTCGCTGGCCGACAATGCCTTGTTCGTGACCGCGGTGGAGCTGCTACGCAGCAGCGGTGCGCCCGAGTGGCAGCGCGCCGCCCTGGTGCCCATGTTCGCGCTGTTCTACGTGGTGCTGGCGCCCTGGGTGGGTGCGTTCTCGGACTCCATGCCCAAGGGGCGGGTGATGTTCATCAGCAATGCCATCAAGGTGGTGGGCTGCCTGATGATGCTGTTCGGCTCGCACCCGCTGCTGGCCTACGCCGTCGTGGGGCTGGGCGCGGCCGCCTATTCGCCGGCCAAGTACGGCATCCTGACCGAACTGCTGCCGGCCTCGCAGCTGGTCAAGGCCAACGGCTGGATCGAGGGGCTGACGATCGCCTCCATCATCCTGGGCGTGCTACTGGGCGGCCAGCTGGTGGCGCCGCACATCTCGGGCGTGCTGCTCGACTTCGACCTGCCGGGCGTGGACCTGGGCATAGACCTGCCGGCCGAGGCCGCCATCCTGGCCCTGGTGCCGGTGTACATGCTGGCGGCCTGGTTCAACCTGCGCATCCCGCTCACGGGCGTGGAGATGCGCCCCATGCCGCGCAACCCGGTCGCGCTGCTGCCCGACTTCTGGACCTGCAACCGGCGCCTGTGGCGCGACCGGCTGGGGCAGATCTCGCTGTCCACCACCACGCTGTTCTGGGGCGTCTCGGGCAACCTGCGCTACATCGTGCTGGCCTGGAGCGCCGCCGCCCTGGGCTACGGCACCACGCAGGCGTCGGCGCTGGTGGGCGTAGTGGCCATAGGCACGGCGGCCGGCGCCGTGCTGGCGTCCATGCGCATGCGCCTGGAGCAGGCCACGCGCGTGATCCCGCTGGGCATCGCCATGGGCCTGCTGGTGATCCTGATGAACGCCATCCACAGCATCTGGCTGGCCGTTCCCTTCCTGATCGTGCTGGGGGGGCTGGGCGGCTTCCTGGTCGTGCCCATGAACGCGCTGCTGCAGCACCGCGGCCACAACCTCATGGGCGCGGGCCGCTCCATCGCGGTGCAGAACTTCAACGAGCAGGCGGCCATCCTGGGCATGGGCGTGCTCTACAGCCTGTTCACCAAGCTGGGGCTGTCGGCCCATGGCGCCATCGCCGCGTTCGGCCTGCTGGTGGCGCTGGTGATGCTGGCCATCCTGCGCTGGCATGTCCACAACGTGCGCCGCTACCCCAAGGAAATGGTGCATCTGCGCAGGATGGCGCGGCGGGACCGCCATTGA
- the alr gene encoding alanine racemase — MPRPILATIHPAAVQHNLERARRAAPDARMWAVVKANAYGHGIERVFEGLRSADGIALLDMAEAERVRRLGWRGPVLLLEGVFEPRDLELCSRLSLWHAVHCDEQIDWLAAHKTQAPHRVFLKMNSGMNRLGFAPGRYRSAWARLNALPQVDEISFMTHFSDADGPRGIAHQVQAFHRATQDLPGERCIANSAAILRHGGEAQVRLDWVRAGIALYGSAPDHPERTAVDWGLEPAMTLASRIIGVQQLQAGDTVGYGSRFTAEGPLAIGVVACGYADGYPRHCDTGTPVLVNGVRTRTIGRVSMDMIAVDLTPVPGAGMGAEVTLWGRASNGVVLPIDEVAEAGGTVGYELMCALAPRVPVSVD, encoded by the coding sequence ATGCCGCGCCCCATCCTTGCCACCATCCACCCCGCAGCCGTGCAGCACAACCTCGAGCGTGCGCGCCGCGCCGCGCCCGATGCGCGCATGTGGGCCGTGGTCAAAGCCAACGCCTACGGCCACGGCATAGAGCGCGTGTTCGAGGGCCTGCGCTCGGCCGACGGCATCGCGCTGCTGGACATGGCAGAGGCCGAGCGCGTGCGCCGGCTCGGCTGGCGCGGCCCCGTCCTGCTGCTGGAGGGCGTGTTCGAGCCGCGCGACCTGGAGCTGTGCTCGCGCCTGTCGCTGTGGCACGCCGTGCACTGCGACGAGCAGATCGACTGGCTGGCCGCGCACAAGACCCAGGCGCCGCACCGCGTGTTCCTCAAGATGAACTCCGGCATGAACCGCCTGGGCTTCGCGCCCGGGCGCTACCGCTCGGCCTGGGCGCGCCTGAACGCGCTGCCGCAGGTGGACGAGATCTCCTTCATGACGCATTTCTCCGATGCCGACGGACCGCGCGGCATCGCCCACCAGGTGCAGGCCTTCCATCGCGCCACGCAGGACCTGCCGGGCGAGCGCTGCATCGCCAACAGCGCCGCCATCCTGCGCCATGGTGGCGAGGCCCAGGTGCGCCTGGACTGGGTGCGCGCCGGCATCGCGCTGTACGGCAGCGCGCCCGACCATCCCGAGCGCACCGCCGTCGACTGGGGCCTGGAGCCGGCCATGACGCTGGCCTCGCGCATCATCGGCGTGCAGCAGCTGCAGGCGGGCGACACCGTGGGCTATGGCTCGCGCTTCACGGCCGAGGGGCCGCTCGCCATCGGCGTCGTGGCCTGCGGCTACGCCGACGGCTACCCGCGCCACTGCGACACCGGCACGCCCGTGCTGGTCAATGGCGTGCGCACGCGCACCATCGGCCGCGTGAGCATGGACATGATCGCCGTGGACCTCACGCCCGTGCCCGGCGCCGGCATGGGCGCCGAGGTCACCCTCTGGGGCCGCGCTTCCAACGGCGTCGTGCTGCCCATCGACGAGGTGGCCGAGGCCGGTGGCACCGTGGGCTACGAGCTCATGTGTGCGCTCGCGCCGCGCGTTCCCGTCTCCGTAGACTGA
- a CDS encoding cytochrome-c peroxidase, with translation MLGAVSMAALLMAAPVRAQEPVQPIAGPKVTSPAKVELGKKLWFDPRLSRSGFISCNSCHNLSMGGSDNLKTSIGDKWQKGPINSPTVLNSSLNLAQFWDGRAKDLKEQAGGPIANPGEMAFTHGLAVDMLRSIPQYVAEFKKVFGHDKLTIDEVTAAIAAFEETLVTPNARFDKWLKGDKKAINAQELRGYQLFKSSGCVACHNGPNLGGNSFQKMGLVEPYKTDNPAEGRSAVTGNDAERFNFKVPTLRNVELTYPYFHDGAADTLSQAVDTMGRLQLGKKFTGQENADIVAFLKTLTGDQPKIAMPILPPSSDKTKRPQPFE, from the coding sequence ATGCTGGGCGCGGTGTCCATGGCAGCCCTGCTGATGGCTGCTCCCGTGCGCGCGCAGGAACCCGTGCAGCCAATCGCCGGCCCCAAGGTGACCAGCCCCGCCAAGGTCGAGTTGGGCAAGAAGCTGTGGTTCGACCCGCGCCTGTCGCGCTCGGGCTTCATCTCGTGCAACTCGTGCCACAACCTGAGCATGGGTGGCTCGGACAACCTCAAGACCTCCATCGGCGACAAGTGGCAGAAGGGCCCGATCAACTCGCCCACGGTGCTCAACTCCAGCCTGAACCTCGCCCAGTTCTGGGATGGCCGCGCCAAGGATCTGAAGGAGCAGGCCGGCGGTCCCATCGCCAACCCGGGCGAGATGGCCTTCACGCACGGCCTGGCCGTGGACATGCTGCGCTCCATCCCGCAGTACGTGGCCGAGTTCAAGAAGGTCTTCGGCCATGACAAGCTCACCATTGACGAGGTGACGGCCGCCATCGCCGCCTTCGAGGAAACGCTGGTCACCCCCAACGCGCGCTTCGACAAGTGGCTCAAGGGCGACAAGAAGGCCATCAATGCGCAGGAACTGCGCGGCTACCAGCTCTTCAAGAGCTCCGGCTGCGTGGCCTGCCACAACGGCCCCAACCTGGGCGGCAACTCGTTCCAGAAGATGGGCCTGGTCGAGCCCTACAAGACGGACAACCCGGCCGAGGGCCGCTCCGCCGTCACGGGCAACGACGCCGAGCGCTTCAACTTCAAGGTGCCGACGCTGCGCAACGTGGAACTGACGTACCCCTACTTCCACGACGGCGCCGCCGACACGCTGTCCCAGGCCGTGGACACCATGGGCCGCCTGCAACTGGGCAAGAAGTTCACCGGGCAGGAGAACGCCGACATCGTCGCCTTCCTGAAGACGCTGACGGGCGACCAGCCCAAGATCGCCATGCCCATCCTGCCGCCGTCGAGCGACAAGACCAAGCGGCCCCAGCCGTTCGAATGA
- a CDS encoding glutathione S-transferase family protein produces the protein MTTLTLYYAPGTCAQAVRIALEEAQAPYTPVRMDFASQQQRSPEYLAINPKGRVPALVTEHGVLTETPALLAYVAQRFVQAGLAPADAFGFARMQEFNSYLASTVHVAHAHRPRASRWADEPEAQAAMQRKVPANMTECFDVIERHYLGDGPWMLGEQYTVADGYLFTVAGWLKSDGVDIARFPKVHAHSQRMAARPAVQRALG, from the coding sequence CGTACGCATCGCGCTGGAGGAGGCCCAGGCGCCGTACACCCCGGTGCGCATGGACTTCGCCAGCCAGCAGCAGCGCTCGCCCGAATACCTGGCCATCAACCCCAAGGGCCGCGTGCCGGCCCTGGTCACCGAGCATGGCGTGCTCACCGAGACCCCGGCCCTGCTGGCCTACGTGGCGCAGCGCTTTGTCCAGGCCGGCCTGGCGCCCGCCGACGCCTTCGGCTTCGCGCGCATGCAGGAGTTCAACAGCTACCTGGCGTCCACCGTGCACGTGGCGCACGCTCACCGCCCGCGCGCCAGCCGCTGGGCCGACGAGCCCGAGGCCCAGGCCGCCATGCAGCGCAAGGTACCGGCCAATATGACCGAGTGCTTCGACGTGATCGAGCGGCACTATCTGGGCGACGGCCCCTGGATGCTGGGCGAGCAGTACACCGTGGCCGACGGCTACCTGTTCACCGTGGCTGGCTGGCTCAAGAGCGACGGCGTGGACATCGCGCGCTTCCCCAAGGTGCACGCCCACTCCCAGCGCATGGCGGCGCGCCCGGCGGTGCAGCGGGCGCTGGGCTGA